The following DNA comes from Mycobacteriales bacterium.
GGCCGATCGGGGTGCCGGCCCGGACGGCCAGCTCGCCGGTGCGGATGTCCTCGCCGGTGCGGCGTACGTACAGGCCGGGCTCGGCCGGGCGGTCGATCCGGACCCGGGCGACGCCGCCGTCGGTCCACTCGACCGGCACGACCGCGTCCGCCCCGGACGGCATCGGCGCGCCGGTCATGATCCGCAGGCAGAGGCCACGGGTGACGCCGCGGGCGGCGCGGGAGCCGGCCGGGATGTCGCCGACCACGGGCAGCTCGACCGGGCTCTGCTCGGACGCGCCGGCGGTGTCCGCGGAACGCACCGCGTACCCGTCCATCTGGGAGTTGTCGAACCCGGGCAGCGGCGCGTCGGCGAGCACGTCCTCGGCGCAGAGCAGCCCCTGCGCGTCGAGCAGGGCGAGCTCGATGGGCTCCGGCACCCGCAGGTTGGCCAGCACCCGCCGCAGATGCTCGTCGACCGGCCGCGCTCCGCTCACCGGCGCAGGTCCCGCTCCGCGCGTCCGGCCGTCACGCCCGTCCCGCCACGAAGTCCTCGAGCCACTGCCGGAACTCCGGACCGAGGTCGGGCCGGTCGCAGGCCAGCCGGACGACCGCCTTGAGGTAGTCGGCCTTGTCGCCGGTGTCGTACCGGCGGCCGCGGAAGACCACACCGTGCATCGGCTGGCCGGCCGTGGCCTGCTCGCGCAGCGCATCGGTGATCTGGATCTCGTTGCCGCGACCGGGCGCGGTGTTGTGCAGGGTCTGGAAGATGCTCGGCGCCAGCACGTACCGCCCGATGATCGCCAGGTTGCTCGGCGCGTCGTCCGGGGACGGCTTCTCGACCAGGTCGGTGACCTTGACCACACCCTCGCGGCCGGTCGGCTCGGCCGCGACGCAGCCGTAGAGCGAGACCGAGTGCCGCGGCACCTCCATGAGCGCGACCACGCAGCCACCGAACTCGGCCTGCACGTCGAGCATCGGCTGGAGCAGCTCGTCACGCTCGTCGACGATGTCGTCGCCGAGCAGCACGGCGAAGGGCTCGTCCCCGACGAACGCCTCGGCCATCAGGATCGCGTGGCCTAGGCCGCGGGGGTTGCCCTGCCGGACGTAGTGCATGTTGGCGAGGTCGGCCGAGCGCCGCACCGCGGCCAGCCGCTCGGCGTCGCCCTTCTTCTCCAGCGCCGCCTCGATCTCCGGCGCGCGGTCGAAGTGGTCGGCGATGGCTTCCTTGCCGCGGTTGGTGATGACGAGGACGTCGGTGAGCCCGACGCCCGCCGCCTCGGCGACGATGTACTCCAGAGCGGGCACGTCGACGACCGGCAGCAGCTCTTTCGGGATCGCCTTGGTCGCTGGCAGGAACCGGGTGCCGAGGCCGGCGGCCGGTATGACGGCCTTGCGCGGCCGGGGCTGCTCAGACATGCCGCGAGACTAGTCGGCGTGAGCACCGAAGGCGGGAAAAGGGGCTGGCGGGCGCGTCTGCTGGCCGACCGGGCGGCGCTGTCCCCCGACCGGCTCCGACTCGCCGCCGAGACGCTGACCCGGCACGTGCTGGACCGGCTGGGTGGGATGGGGCGGATCGCCGCGTACGTCCCGGTAGGGCGGGAGCCCGGGTCGGTGCGACTGCTGGACGCGCTGCGGGACGGCGGCACCGAGGTCCTCCTTCCGGTGGTCGTGGACAGGGGTCTGGACTGGGCCCCGTATGCGGGGGCGGCGGCGCTGATGACGGGCGCGCTCGGGACCCTCGCGCCGGACGGGCCGCGGGTGGGAGCGGCCGGAATCGCGACGGCGGACGCGGTGTTGATCCCAGCGCTCGCGGTGGACCACCGCGGGGTCCGATTGGGACGTGGCGGGGGCTACTACGATCGGGCGCTCGCGGTGGTCCCGGCCCAGATTCCACTGATCGCGCTGCTGCACGACGGAGAGCTCGTCGAACGGTTGCCCGCCGATCCGTGGGACAGGACTGTGACAGCCGCCGTCTCCCCGGTGATCGGGTGGACGGAACTGCCGATCGTGGAGCACCATGACGATTAGCAGTCCACCGATGAGAGTGCCAACAGGAGGTCGGCGTGCCGACGTACCAGTACGCCTGCAAGGAATCGGCGTGCGGTCACCGTTTCGAGGCGGTGCAGTCGTTCTCCGACGACCCGATCGCCGTCTGCCCGGTGTGCGAGGGCCAGGTGCGGAAGGTCTTCTCCGCGGTCGGGGTCGTCTTCAAGGGCTCCGGCTTCTACCGCAACGACAGCCGCGAGAGCGCGAAGTTGCCGGCCGGATCGTCCTCGTCCGCGAAGGACAAGGACAACGGTTCGTCCGCGAAGAAGGCTGAGTCGTCATCGTCGTCGTCCTCCTCGGACTCGTCGGAATCGAGCTCGTCGTCGTCCGGGTCGTCGACCGCGGCGACGTCGTCCGGTACGTCCTCAGGGTCTACCAGCACGGCCGCCGCATCCTGAAACGGTCGTCCACAGGCCGTTCCGGTATCCACAGATCGCGATTGAGCGGGTCCTTCCGGTTCCGCTCGACCTAGCGTCCTGCGGGTGAACGCCACCACTCACGCCTCCCGCGGAGCCGCCCCGGTCTGGGCGGCTCCCGACGTCCTGCCGCTGCCCCCGGATGACGCGTCGCCGTCTCCGGGATCGGGGTTGGCCTGGCTCAGCGGATCATCCGCTCCGCGCCGGCGCGACCCACCTGTCGAGGATGCGGGTGGCGGTGTCGCGACCGTCCCACGCCCACTCGGCGGGCTCACCCTGCCGACCGGTCGGGTGGCGACCTGGCTGCCGGACGGCAGGTGGCTGGACGAGGACGACGTGGAGATCCCCGATCCCGATCCGGGCCCGGTCGATCCCGCCGAGGCCGAGCGACGGCGCGGGCGGCAGCGGGTCGCGCTGGCCCGCGTCGGTACGCGGCTGGCCGGATGGCCGCGCCGGGTGCTGATAGGGATCCTGCTCGTCGCCGCGACGCTGCTGGCCCTGCGACCCCATCCGGCGCCGGTCGCGGCGACGCCGGCCGTCGCGACGGCATCCGTCGTGGTGGCGGCACACGATCTCGCCCCGGGCACGGCGCTGGCGGCGACCGATCTGAAGACGACCGCACTGCCGGTCACGGCCGTGCCGGCCGGCGTGGCCGGGCGCCCGTCGGACCTGATCGGGCGGCTCGCCGCCGGGCCGATCCGGCGAGGTGAACCGGTGACCGATGCCCGCGTCGTCGGGCCCGGGCTCGCGGCCGGGCTCGGCCCCGGGGAGTCCGCGGCGGTGCCGGTCCGACTGGCCGACCCCGAGTCCGCCGCGCTGGTCCGGCCCGGTGACCGGGTCGACGTGCTGGGCACGCCCGTCGCACCCGACGGCACGCAGACCGGTGGTGACGCGGTCGAGATCGCCGCCGGAGTGCGGGTACTGGCCGTGCTCGGCGGACGGGACGCGGCCGACGGCGCCGTGCTCGTCGTCGCCACCTCGGATCTGCTCGCGCGTCACCTGGCCGGAGCGGCCGTGCGACATCGCCTCACCGTCAGCGTGCGGTCTCCGTGAACACCGCTACTCTCGCCCCGACCCTGGCCAGCAGATCGACCTGGAGGCACAGCACATGCTCAAGGGTTTCCGCGATTTCATCATGCGCGGCAACGTCCTCGAACTGGCCGTGGCGGTCGCCATCGGCACCGCGTTCACGGCCGTCGTGACGCAGTTCGGAGCGTCGTTCATCAAGCCACTCGTGGCTCTCGTCTCCGGTGGCGGCGTCGCCGGTGGCACGTTCACCGTGAACGGCCAGCGGTTCGACTACGGCGGGTTCATCAACGCGCTGATCTTCTTCGTCCTCACCGCGGCGGTCATCTACTTCTTCATCGTGGCGCCGTACAACACGTTCGAGGAGCGGCGGAAGCGCGGCCAGGGCCCGGTCGACCCGCCGGCCCCGTCGGACGACATCCTGCTGCTCACCGAGATCCGCGACCTGCTCCGCGACCAGCAGCAGAACCGCGGCATCTGACCCCTGCGGGAGTTGCCGCCCCGCAGCGTGGCGGGCGGCAGCCGGAGGTCAACTCCCGTGGTGCGGTGGCACCTCACGCAACAGACGCTCGTCGCCGTCCGACTCGGGGCGATCGCCCCAGCCGACGTCACGTTCGTCGTCGGTGATGTCGGGCAGTACGGGCCGGTCGTTCGACGATCGGGGCACGACAACCCTCGGTCGCGGTGCAGGACGAGGCGGGGCGCCGGGCGCGATGGTGTCGATCGGCTCGGAATCAGTCCGGACAGGTTGGTCCGCGTTCTCCGTGGGCGGCACGGGTGCGTCGTCGGGCTGCGGGCCGGGCACGTACTCACCTCCCTCTGTCAGGATGATCGCAGCGTAATGCCGCCGGCCGGTGGCCACAGGAGAGGGAGGACGCCATGGGCTTTCTGGACAAGGCGAAGAAGATGGCGGAGAAGGCGGCTCCGCTCCTGGACAAGGCCGCGCCGCACGCCCGGCAGGCCGTCGACAAGGCCGGTCAGCAGATCGACAAGCGCACCGGCGGGAAATACCACGACAAGATCGAGCAGGTCGGGGAGAAGGTCGGCGAGCTCGCGGACAAGCGGATGGCGGCCGGCGGCAACGCGGCGGCCGGTACGGCGACGGCGGACGACGGGTTCCCGGCCACGCCTCCCCCGGTGACGACGCCGGCCCCCGGGCCCGTCGACAACCCCGAGCCGGTCGGTCCGGCCGAGTCCGCCACTCCGTCGGCGGCTGCCGACTCGGCGTCCACTGCCACTGCCGACCCGGCGACGGCAGCGCCTTCGGCCGCTGCTGAGACAGCCACGCCCGCGCCTTCGGCTGCTGAGACAGTGACGCCCGGGCCTTCCGTTGCTGCTGATCCGGCCACGCCGGTGACGCCGGCTGCTGAAGAGCCGGCCACGCCGGTGGCGTCGATGGCAGCCGAGCCGGCGACGTCCGCCGCTGCCGAGTCCGTCCCGCCGGTCCCGCCGACTCCGCCGGTCCCGCCGACCCCGCCGGCCGTTGAGGACCCGGCTGCGCCGGCCGACTCCGAGCCCGTCCCGCCGGTCGCGGACGTGCCGACTCCGTCGGCCGTTGAGGACCCGGCTGCGCCGGCCTCCGAGTCCGTCGCGCCGACCGCTGAGTCGACGCCGCCGGCTCCGGGCGCATCGGACGACACGGACGGTCCGGCAGCTGGACCGAGCGGGTCTCCTACTCGCTGAGTGCGGATCTTGGCGCCGCGTACGCGGAGGGTTGCGGTTGTTCCGGCCGCAGCCGCGGTGGCACCTGACTGGGGGACCTACGGCGCGGCATGATGGTCAGGTGGTGACGGTTCGGTACTGGGCGGGCGCACGAGCGGCCGCTGGTCGGGAGGAGCAGGCAGTCGAGGCTCGGACGCTCGGTGAGCTCCTCGGCGTGATCCGCGGGAGGCCTCCGCTGGACCGGGTGCTCGACGCTTCGAGCCTGCTCGTGGACGGGACCGCGGTCCGCCGCGAGGACGCCACCCACCCGCTCCCGGCCGGATCCGTCATCGACGTCCTCCCGCCCTTCGCCGGCGGATAGTCCGCCCCGGCGGGGTCAGGGACAGTTGACCCATTCGTCGGTGCCGTCGGGGAAGACCTGGCGCTTCCAGATCGGGAGGCGCTGCTTGACGATGGTGACCAGCCGCTCGCAGGCCTCGAACGCCTCGGCCCGGTGGGCGGCCGCGACCGCGGCGACCAGGGCCGTGTCGCCCACCTTGAGCTCGCCGATGCGGTGACTGACCGCGATCGCGTGGATCTTCGGGTCGGCGGCGATCTCGTCCCGGCAGGCCCGCAGGACGTCGTCCGCGGTGGGGTGCCCGACGTACTCGAGGGAGACCACCTCGCGGCCGTGGTCGTGGTCGCGGACGACGCCACTGAACACGACGACGGCACCGGACGCATCGCTAAGGACCGCCGCCTGGTGGGCGTCCGCGGACAACGGCTCGCTCGTCACCGCGCAGAGCCCCGGCTCGATCGCGGTCACTGCGGACCCCCTCCGGGCTTGTGGTCGCCACCCCGCAACTGGCTGAGTACGTGTCCCAGTATGGGCGCAAGCACGGCAATCCCATCTTTGACGCCACCCGGCGAGCCCGGCAGGTTAACCACCAGGGAGGCGCCGACCGTGCCGGCCAGGCCGCGGGACAGCACCGAGGTCGGCACCCGGTC
Coding sequences within:
- the galU gene encoding UTP--glucose-1-phosphate uridylyltransferase GalU; the encoded protein is MSEQPRPRKAVIPAAGLGTRFLPATKAIPKELLPVVDVPALEYIVAEAAGVGLTDVLVITNRGKEAIADHFDRAPEIEAALEKKGDAERLAAVRRSADLANMHYVRQGNPRGLGHAILMAEAFVGDEPFAVLLGDDIVDERDELLQPMLDVQAEFGGCVVALMEVPRHSVSLYGCVAAEPTGREGVVKVTDLVEKPSPDDAPSNLAIIGRYVLAPSIFQTLHNTAPGRGNEIQITDALREQATAGQPMHGVVFRGRRYDTGDKADYLKAVVRLACDRPDLGPEFRQWLEDFVAGRA
- a CDS encoding 5-formyltetrahydrofolate cyclo-ligase, which encodes MSTEGGKRGWRARLLADRAALSPDRLRLAAETLTRHVLDRLGGMGRIAAYVPVGREPGSVRLLDALRDGGTEVLLPVVVDRGLDWAPYAGAAALMTGALGTLAPDGPRVGAAGIATADAVLIPALAVDHRGVRLGRGGGYYDRALAVVPAQIPLIALLHDGELVERLPADPWDRTVTAAVSPVIGWTELPIVEHHDD
- the cpaB gene encoding Flp pilus assembly protein CpaB translates to MATWLPDGRWLDEDDVEIPDPDPGPVDPAEAERRRGRQRVALARVGTRLAGWPRRVLIGILLVAATLLALRPHPAPVAATPAVATASVVVAAHDLAPGTALAATDLKTTALPVTAVPAGVAGRPSDLIGRLAAGPIRRGEPVTDARVVGPGLAAGLGPGESAAVPVRLADPESAALVRPGDRVDVLGTPVAPDGTQTGGDAVEIAAGVRVLAVLGGRDAADGAVLVVATSDLLARHLAGAAVRHRLTVSVRSP
- the mscL gene encoding large conductance mechanosensitive channel protein MscL, whose translation is MLKGFRDFIMRGNVLELAVAVAIGTAFTAVVTQFGASFIKPLVALVSGGGVAGGTFTVNGQRFDYGGFINALIFFVLTAAVIYFFIVAPYNTFEERRKRGQGPVDPPAPSDDILLLTEIRDLLRDQQQNRGI
- a CDS encoding Rv0909 family putative TA system antitoxin codes for the protein MGFLDKAKKMAEKAAPLLDKAAPHARQAVDKAGQQIDKRTGGKYHDKIEQVGEKVGELADKRMAAGGNAAAGTATADDGFPATPPPVTTPAPGPVDNPEPVGPAESATPSAAADSASTATADPATAAPSAAAETATPAPSAAETVTPGPSVAADPATPVTPAAEEPATPVASMAAEPATSAAAESVPPVPPTPPVPPTPPAVEDPAAPADSEPVPPVADVPTPSAVEDPAAPASESVAPTAESTPPAPGASDDTDGPAAGPSGSPTR
- a CDS encoding MoaD/ThiS family protein encodes the protein MTGGPTARHDGQVVTVRYWAGARAAAGREEQAVEARTLGELLGVIRGRPPLDRVLDASSLLVDGTAVRREDATHPLPAGSVIDVLPPFAGG
- a CDS encoding molybdenum cofactor biosynthesis protein MoaE — translated: MTAIEPGLCAVTSEPLSADAHQAAVLSDASGAVVVFSGVVRDHDHGREVVSLEYVGHPTADDVLRACRDEIAADPKIHAIAVSHRIGELKVGDTALVAAVAAAHRAEAFEACERLVTIVKQRLPIWKRQVFPDGTDEWVNCP